TTATTGCAtcggaaaaaaaatgtttttagttGTATCATACTGGAACGACTATAGCGTTGCTCATCAAATACTGGCGTACGCCCGCACTTAAACGCATCTATCCAATTGTACACTCtcgattatacatcttgattacacaagttttaACTCTACaatcacttcggaatgtgtattatatgtctttgtgctagatcgtgtgtatttgcatggtttccgcacaaaaccaatccgcggaaagtctaaaattccacattcagtattcccaacctaacacacataacaatttccctcttcttaccgcttaagtgacatattgattttactgctttaggcttttaacattatttttagagacgttcaatatagtaataattataaattggaaacttaccactgcaatttcacctaaattgcactgttaattattgtttttaaatatttgcaaaaattaagtaaactctacaacttcacttaagttactgcattcgtgatgcaagtaacattaaggaagccgtgaaaaaatcgacaagattccagactcatcatagactggggggaaaaaaaagacagacttatatcacggcctgctggagtatagtaaacacggaaaacattttaaagcaacaatgttgaagatagatatttttgttttgcaaatttgccgtcattgaacagaaactaagatggagatttcattgcaactaattagaaattcctctttcaggtatgtaataaacgctcttcgcaaaaaataatgtacgatacacgagcggtatgttttctttcaattctcggaaattaaaaaagctcaactacgtttcgctttttcaaacttttcctcgaacatgaaagttcaatataccgctcttgtaacgcatattactattctcgtgttaaattctatcgcacGTGATTAACATgtttctgaagaaggcccataacaggccgaaacatgttaaccaggagacatacaatacatattccgaagtgtacACTCTCCTCTCGCTAATGCTGCTATCTCCGCATCTCTCCGACatgaataattcattattatttcacgAAAATTCACAGCCTCTAACCACAAAAGTCTGATAACTGTTCGCTGTTCTTCTATGGTGCACACAACCAATGGCGCCGTCATCTGTTTTAAATTGTCTTTCCCATTCAGCAGGCCTTACAATCTGTTAGAAGTGCCAACATCTTCTCAAAGCATGTAGCCTATCTTCTCTTCGTGAAGTTTCAAATATTTGAGGTGTTTAGTTCGTATAATAGTGTGAATTTGCTGTTACTATTTGAAACACTTTAATAAATTCCTGTATCCTTTCTAAAACTCTTTCGTCTGCATAGCAATGATTAATTAGAACGTTCAACAAAGTGCGCGCTATCAAAGAGTCTCTCATTTCACCGATACACTTTATTTCTCACTCATTTCATCTAGGTATCACATATaacagtaaaaataggctggggtgacgTCTGGAGGTAGTACgaatttccgatgctgatataggcctactcgtagaTTCCAGTACTCATGTTAATTCTGTTACAAATTTGGCAGAATGTAAACAGAAATCTTAGTTCGCAGTTAACTACCATCCGCACAGTAGAACAAGATTATATATCGAGAGTATCACAGCACAAGGACAAAGTAACACAGTTTGCGTTATTGAAAAATTTGAATGTAACCTATTTGCGTTTGAATTCCGGACGTGAACTATCACTccattcggatgtccgggagggggatgcTGGGGAAGGACGCATTACGAAGCAACCCAACAGTGGAGAAAATAGGATTGAGGACTGCAACGTGGAATGTAAGGACTCTTCTGCAAGCAGGTAaattggaaaacttgaaggaagaaatgagaagaaacagaatatattgggaatatcagaagtgaggtggaaAAATAGTGGCgagttggtgagtgatgaatttaaattgttttatttatattgtgaatGCAAAAAAAGTCATGGTGTTGGTGTAATGCGGAGACCACGTGTGAAAGATAAAGAAATATCAGTGCGCTATGTAGATGaccggatgataatggtgagactactaggaaagaaaatggaaagaaaatggaCTTTGTGctagtgcaagtttatatgccacatagtggattagcagacgaggaaATGGAAGCAAGCTATGACAGTATAGAAGAGATAGTtgtgaaggagaagaagggagtaTGCGTAATGCTAATGAGCGACTGGAACGCAGTTGTAGGAGAAagacaagatggaagaacagttggaaaatgtggattgagaaaaagaaatgatagaggagaatatttggtgaatttctgtaaaagaaatgcaatgattgttggaaatacattattccaacaacataaacgaagaacaTACACATGGACATGCCAGAAGAATGAAAGCAGATACCAGATAGAGTATATATTGATAGCCTACAGGAAAAATTacgaaattacttaaaaaatgcGAAGACTCTACCAGGAGCGGATGTAAGctcagatcatgtcctgctgatagcgaagtagatattcgtctgaagaagataagagtaAGGCAGGTGAcaaagaaattgaacatggaaaaattgaagaacgaagaggaaagaagaaaatttgaagcaaatttttatgaaaaatacgctacattagaatccacacctgagaataataatgagtactggactcaccTAAAACACTGCATACAGACaagagcagaagaaacaataggatacagagaaggtgtgagagttaagaaagggaaaatgttggagaagatggagaaaaggagataattgaaaaatatcaacacagaagaaggtagaaaaaCCTACAGGAAACTTAACTACGAACTAAGAAGATAAACTGATAAGGCAAAGAAAGActgaatgaaagagaaatgtaaagaaatggacgatctagagagaaaaaaggaagatatgatttaatgtaccgcgaagtaaaaaCTTTAGGAATTTACAAATAAGAGCAGGAAATCCACATGGTTGATGGAAGACGAaatgggaaatgaaataacaaacaagaagtactgaacagatggacgagATTATGTAGAATAGTTATATttgacagggaatcgtccagatgacttagctatagaagacaaAGCAACCATATCGGAAGACGTAGAACTATGTTCAATTTTAAGAGAAGAACATaaactagcgcttagggaaatgaagaatgggagaGCAACAGGCGTTGATGGAAtgcccattgaattagtgaaatgctagGGTGAAGACAAGACGGAAATTctttcattatgcaacgaaatatatgagaaaggggAATGGCCTGAACTTTGGAGAGGCAGTGTTGCTTCAAATACCGAAGAAAACTAATGCCaaaaaatgtaaggagttcaggactatgaACATGATATCAccctcggcgaagattctcctgcgaatactgaatcgatgtttatattcCAAGATGGAAGaccagttggaagaagagcagtttggcttcaggaagggaaaaggtacgagagatgcaattgcacTGCTACGAACAAAAGGGcggaagatacctagagaagaataaagaattgtatgtagtatttgtggacctaggaaagacttttgacagagtggattggaataaactgctGGGGGAATGATTCTACAGGAAagaggtgtggattggaaagagagaaggctattcagtaatctttatatgaaacaacgagtcaaagtcagaataggagaagaaacacaaaagcaagtgaaatagggagaggagtagatatgtcaaggatgccctttatcacctaccctattcaaaatatacttggaggatttagtgaagaactgttttcagaatatgaaagaagtgatagtaagaggacgaataataaagtgtataagatttgctgatgatgttatggcgttgttagcagaagagaagatgatactaagggatatgctactagagctaaatgacatctgtgagcagtatgggatgaagataaatgcaaataagacgaagatcgtggtcataggaagaaaaataaagaaggtaaacttgcgaattctaaatgagacagttgTGCAAGTGAACAACTTCTAATACTTGGTGTGCACTATATGCAGtcacatgagttgctgccaggaagtcaagaggatagcaatagcaaaggaagcttttaatagaagaaggaccATCTTCTGCCTACCTCTGGAAAAAAGctaaggaggagactagtgaattgctttgtgtggagtgtagtattttatggggcagaaacatggacattacaacaaagtgaagaaaagcgtctagaagcatttgaaatgtagatatggagaagaatggaacgtgtgacatgtacagacgaagtaagaaatgaagctgtgttggaaaaagcggctgaagaaagaatgatgctgaaactgatcaggaagaggaaaagtaattggttgggtcaccggctgagaagaaactgcctactgaaggatgtttctgagaggaatggtgaacgagagaatagttcggggcagaagaagatagcaaatcatagactacattaaaatatatggatcatataagaaaaaagaagtcagaaaataggaaacattggagaaagcttggtttgcagtgaaagatctgcccttgggcagaacactatgaatgaatgaataaatttgtaggcctatttgaaaacaatcgtttgagaattacaatgaAAATGAGACTCGAAGAAAGTACCTTGTTATGTAGACAAAGCTAGGAAAAGTCTTTCCATATTTATATGATTCTAATGTAATCTTGCAGTTTTGTTGATGCGCCCTTCTGGTATGATGTCTTcgatatttgtttttctttttgtatcttggtattgctgttatttcTCCTACAAATTAAGACTGATTGTGTGCAtactaaatataggcctatacaagttCATTAACCTTGAATTAACTCGTAAATAAACACAAGATCGTTTCAGTACCTACTGTATATgaaaagaatgcaaaaaaaaaaaaacgtccgTCTGCCAGATTTGAGTCCAATTTATTGTACTTATTTACTACGTTTaagtattatataaaaataatcttaAGCAAAATAAACCGTTCGCTTCAAAAACGTTTCgctcaaaataatattatagaccTACACAAATTACTTAATAATTATATGTCGGTTAGACTTCCAAAGCTCTTGGTTTCTCCATCAGAATACGTGGGGTAATTCCGGAAGTGGAAATGTTGTAACTTTGCAGATGGAGAGAATCGTTCACTCGTGGATATTTGACAAACTTTACTTATAGCAATggttaataataattcaattatttggtAATCAACTTGTATATTATGACGAGAATGTTTCATTTAGTGACGCTCATTCCTTTTATTTCACAGAGTTCTGATGTAAGATGGGACGTCGTCGACAAAAGCGAAGCGAATACCATCAATATGTAGCAGCTGCAAAACGGCTGGGATTGAAATTCAATTCTGAATCAATACTCCTACATACAGCTGCTGAGAGTGGCTACACTTACAGTTTGAAGAGGATTATTGACATGAGCACAGATATTAATGTAACAGACTGCAACGGTCGCACACCATTTTTCAAAGCTGTTGATTACGTCTATTACAGGATGTATTTAGAAGAAACGAAAACAAACGAAAAAGGGAAATCAAAACCCTTCTTTAAGCCCATATTTCTTGAGGATGTTTTCTTACAAGTTTCAATgttttttaaaaaaattgcacCTCCTGAAACTGTGGAAAGTAAGTCTTGCAGGTGTAAACAAATTACAAAGCTGAATTGTTATACTCCGGAATCAGAAGCAAAATATTTGAGAGGTTTGCTCATTTTGGTGAACTGCGGCGCTGATGTCAACAAGATGGTATTAAAATCCGGGGAGACGCCACTCATTCATGCCGTGGAATACGGATTTGTCAAGTGCGTTGAAGTTTTTCTGGTCGCAGGTGCTTCACCCAATGCGACGCTCTCTTCAGGTCAATCTGCTCTACACATCGCAGCAAAGAACGGGTCTCTACAATGCATGGATCTCCTAATTGGACACGACGCCAATGTCAACCAGGCGACCAAGTTCGGAACCACTGCGCTTCATCTGGCAGTTTCTGAGCACCATACTTCCTGCGTTAAGCTACTCCTGGACAGTGGCGCCACAGTCAACGCAAGACTTGGCAATGGCCAAACGCCACTGCATTTAGCAGCAAGTTGTGGACACTTGGACTTTCTTACATCGGCTATGGATAAACGTGCCAAAACTGATCAAATGTCCAGTGACTGCATTTTCCTTCAGCGGAAGGAATATTCAAAATGCGCTGAAGCTCTTATAAAAGCAGGTGCCGATGTCAATGCCGAGAACAACCGCGGAGAAACCGCGCTCCACTTGGCTGTCAACAATAGCCTTCTGGATGTTGTAAATAAGTTGATCAAAATTGTATCGAACGTGAATGCTGCAACTAAGGACAAGGAAACAGCTCTCCACATTGCGGCTCAAAACGGAGATTTGGAATGCGTTAAAATTTTGCTAGAAAACGGTGCTGGTGTTGATCACACTACTCTCGAAGGAGAAACAGCCCTTTATTTTGCAGCTGCAAACGGATTTTACGAATGTTTAGGAGTTTTACTAGCGAATGGCGCTAGTAAAGATATTGCaacaaaaggaaataaaacagCTGTACATTGTGCAGCAAAAAATGGATATCTGAATTGTCTTGAAATTCTTTTGAGAAAAGGAGCTTCACCCACGGTGAAGACAAATAAAGGAGAAATGCCTCTACACTTCGCAGCACAGAGTGGAAACGTTGATTGTGTCAAGCTTTTGATTGAATATGGGGCTGACGTTAACTCAAAAACTAATGATTGGCACGTTGCATTACATTACGCAGCTGAAACAGGTGATTTGGACTGCGTTGAGACTTTGCTGAAAGAAGGTACGAGCATCAATGCAACCACTAAGGATAGAGACACACCCCTCCATAAAGCTGCTGCGAGTGGAGTTGTGAACTGTACCATGTACCTCATAAATGAAGGAGCAGATATCACTATAGTAAACAAAAAGAGAAAGTCAGCTACCCAAGTGGCACTTGACAAAGGAAATTGGGAATGTTTCCAATATCTTTGGGGGAAGCAAGTTCCACTCGTATTGAGACCTAGTAATAATTGTAACGCTATGTTGGAACATGGAGGGGAACACAAGCAAAACGTTtaaaaataggaagaaaaaaaagaatgtaaGGTAAGATGATCGCAAAGCAAGCTAAGGTACTTATGAATACAGACAGGAAACACACTGTGAGCAAACACTGAAGTAACTGTAGTAACAAAAAACTCGTAAATTTCAGAAGTATTTTGTTGGCATCCACAGCACTAAACAACATCTGAATGCTATTTTCAGGGGTATAGGTAAAGTTAAATTCTATAGTAACAAAAATTCCCctgagaatataattttaaattgtttctaCAAATTTATAGTGCTATCTAAGATAATAAGTGCTAATTTACAACCTCAATAGCAATGCTATTACTTTCAtatatctataaaaataaatGGCCACTTCATAATGAACAGTTTACAAAAttagttaaaaaagtaaaaaaaaaaaactaggtaaTTCCGCATGTGTATCAAGCACTTCATTTATCGTAAgatacatatatttaatatttttatagccTACTTGAATTTCACGATTTATGTTCCACAACTGTCTTAGCTTTACTCAATAAATTATGAGATATTGTAAATCTGaacttaaaatattgaataaaagacTTTGACATAGTCTTTACTGTGATATGTATAATAGACAATAGAACAAGTTCACCTGTCAGGAGGTTGTGAGGGTCAAGATTATAGGTTTCATATAAATTCGCTCGTtttcattatataattttaccACTAAAACACAATAcccaaatctttaaaaaaataacctataaaatgaAGATTGAAGTTATATATACCTAGagataaacattaaaatatataaacagaacACTTTATAATGAATTCAACTTTTGTAGGTTTAAGGGGAGATTGAACACCGAATTTGGtccaaaaattggaaattttgttTCTTGTGTCTTTTTATGTTTCAATATATCTAGAATATGATTATTAAATTagtttaggacaagacccagtcagaagtaagataatacacaataaccaatgcctcgaacaagtgcaaaatttcaattatctgggttgtgaaatatcttatcaaaatgaaaaaagatgtgaacaagaaaattaccaaatttacacaaattctaggaataataaacaatatattaaaagctaaattagtacaaaaatctacaagaataaaaatttataatacactagcattaccctcccttttatacggaagcgagatttggacaaaaagaaaaaagacatgaacagaatcaaagcaacggaaatgaaatttttcaggaagaCAGcgggatatactcttttagaccgaaaaaggaatgaaattttagaacaattagaagtagagtcagtagaagaagaaatcagcagatacaaattcaattggctagatcatgtaagaagaatggaaaattcaagaaccccaaaaattatgatgcagtataaacctagaggacatcgtcgaccaggaagacctttaagaagactgctagatggggccgaaacaggtctacagaggcctaattcgtgaaggatgatgatgatgatgatgatgaaattagtTTTGTGTTTACTGTTGTTTCTGGCGACGCCCCCTTTTGTCACAGAATTTCAGTCATTTCCTTATGACTCTGGAAGAAATAGAGCAACATTTGTGAACGAACACTTATTTTTCTAGGGACACTTCATTCAATTGTTTGTCACACTGCTATATTTCCCACTTCCTGTATTCACTATTTTGTTTGTTTGAATTGTGCTGTGAAGTTGTGATTTTTACGTAATTCACATATTTTCAACAATCAAATTAGGACGAAAAATctgaaattttctttttttatgtcCATTTATAGTTAAGTGTGTctagaatattatatgaaattagTTATGTTCTTGTCTTGATTTTCACACATTTCCTATCTCCATGCATAACATTCCACGCCCTCTTTTCTCGTAAAACTTCAGTCATTCCCTTATAACTCAGAGAAATAGGCAAGAAAAACACGAAGACACATATAGAGGAAGAGAGAAGATGATGAAGACGAAGAATATGATGCTGGAGCATTTCAGGGCGGTATCATAGtaactgaaaataaagaaaacttcaTATTCGTTTTTCCTGAATGTATAGggtatgtaacacgtatgggcgaatccagaaatgcatatagagtgttagttggaaggccggaggggaaaaagacctatggggaggccgagacgtagatgggaagataatattaaaatggatttgagggaggtggaatatgatgatagagactggattaatcttgctcaggatagggaccaatggcgggcttatgtgagggcggcaatgaacctccgggttccttaaaagccagtaagtaagtacattttcGTGTACtcaggtgcacttttctcagaaagtacttcatataaaaatttaaaattccacagaGGGTCTTATAACAACAAAAGCTACAAACTAAAccaaactttatttaattttaacagttttgtgaatatatatt
This sequence is a window from Periplaneta americana isolate PAMFEO1 chromosome 2, P.americana_PAMFEO1_priV1, whole genome shotgun sequence. Protein-coding genes within it:
- the LOC138694586 gene encoding putative ankyrin repeat protein RF_0381, which translates into the protein MGRRRQKRSEYHQYVAAAKRLGLKFNSESILLHTAAESGYTYSLKRIIDMSTDINVTDCNGRTPFFKAVDYVYYRMYLEETKTNEKGKSKPFFKPIFLEDVFLQVSMFFKKIAPPETVESKSCRCKQITKLNCYTPESEAKYLRGLLILVNCGADVNKMVLKSGETPLIHAVEYGFVKCVEVFLVAGASPNATLSSGQSALHIAAKNGSLQCMDLLIGHDANVNQATKFGTTALHLAVSEHHTSCVKLLLDSGATVNARLGNGQTPLHLAASCGHLDFLTSAMDKRAKTDQMSSDCIFLQRKEYSKCAEALIKAGADVNAENNRGETALHLAVNNSLLDVVNKLIKIVSNVNAATKDKETALHIAAQNGDLECVKILLENGAGVDHTTLEGETALYFAAANGFYECLGVLLANGASKDIATKGNKTAVHCAAKNGYLNCLEILLRKGASPTVKTNKGEMPLHFAAQSGNVDCVKLLIEYGADVNSKTNDWHVALHYAAETGDLDCVETLLKEGTSINATTKDRDTPLHKAAASGVVNCTMYLINEGADITIVNKKRKSATQVALDKGNWECFQYLWGKQVPLVLRPSNNCNAMLEHGGEHKQNV